The proteins below are encoded in one region of Festucalex cinctus isolate MCC-2025b chromosome 2, RoL_Fcin_1.0, whole genome shotgun sequence:
- the LOC144013596 gene encoding nascent polypeptide-associated complex subunit alpha produces the protein MPGEATETVPVTEQEMQQPQVETGSGTESESDDSVPELEEQDSAQTQTQQAQVAAAAELDEEPVSKAKQSRSEKKARKAMSKLGLRQVTGVTRVTIRKSKNILFVITKPDVYKSPASDTYIVFGEAKIEDLSQQAQLAAAEKFKVQGEAVSNIQENTQTPTVQEESEEEEVDETGVEVKDIELVMSQANVSRAKAVRALKNNNNDIVNAIMELTM, from the exons ATGCCTGGCGAAGCAACAGAAACTGTCCCAGTCACTGAGCAGGAGATGCAGCAGCCACAAGTGGAGACTG GTTCTGGCACAGAATCGGAGAGTGATGACTCAGTCCCTGAGCTGGAAGAACAGGACTCTGCACAGACACAGACGCAGCAAGCACAG GTTGCAGCTGCCGCTGAACTAGATGAGGAACCCGTCAGTAAAGCCAAACAAAGCCGCAGTGAAAAGAAGGCACGAAAG GCAATGTCAAAGCTTGGTCTCAGGCAGGTAACAGGTGTCACCAGAGTCACAATTCGCAAGTCCAAGAACATCTTGTTTGTCATAACCAAACCAGATGTCTACAAGAGCCCCGCATCAGACACATATATTGTGTTTGGGGAAGCTAAG ATTGAAGATCTCTCTCAACAAGCCCAGCTGGCTGCTGCAGAAAAATTCAAGGTGCAGGGAGAAGCAGTATCAAACATCCAGGAAAATACACAGACGCCAACAGTACAGGAGGAGAGCGAAGAGGAAGAg GTTGATGAGACTGGAGTTGAGGTCAAGGACATTGAACTCGTCATGTCACAAGCAAACGTGTCACGGGCAAAGGCTGTACGTGCCctcaaaaataataacaacgaCATCGTCAACGCTATTATG GAATTGACGATGTAA
- the LOC144013595 gene encoding uncharacterized protein LOC144013595 codes for MSASSSSPTSPKSTPSSTPLSLVPSPLASSPSANHAPKVVKAGKQDKPRKGVAFVPHPVPQDVKVIEESQKSVNNKQTVDAKPTPSEPKPSPSAEKPVSTPSALKTTPKSGVAASDSLASSPSKSSEATLLTSASIPADDDLPPLIPPIKPSKILNQNSPIAPVEISKIESKSKHVSQEELKTDIEPNAIYVEKTVKPMKQLKASNVSAETIIPSQPKANPNSFETKPAAQVKPALAETAKPAAQAVPVQPVPVNVTKPAPKHIVRIAPQDSVVKHAPIEDAKPHLQENVAPVVAAKPATQDKPKTMQAAKPATQDKAAKPAPVEAAKPAPQDKSAKPAPVEAAKPAPQDKSAKPAPQDKSAKPAPQDKSAKPAPQDKSAKPAPQDKSAKPAPQDKSAKPAPQDKSTSMHAAKPAPQEEAAKPAPMEAAKPAPQDKTAKSATQDKSTSMQATKPAPQDKASKPALVGAAKPAPVGAAKPGPVEAAKPAPQDKSAKSPPQDKSTSMQAAQPAAQDKAAKPAPLVGVKPALQDKHVPVQTAKLAPQDKSTHVESAKPTIQNKKTPPMPVTKPAPVEAVKPALQDKHVTVETAKPVPQDKSSSTQAAQPAPQDKAAKSSEQGKAAKSSEQDKAAKTPAQDKAAKTPAQDKAAKTTPQDKAAKTTPQDKAAKTPPQDKAAKTPAQDKAAKTPAQDKAAKTPAQDKAAKTPPQDKAAKTPPQDKAAKTPPQDKAAKTPPQDKAAKTPPQDKAAKTPPQDKAAPQAKPTPLQAAKPAPQDKADKPAPLDGAKPALQDKHVPVQAATPTPQGKAAKPAPIEAIKPAPQDKPTSIQAAKPAPIEASKPVPQEKSTSVEASTPALQDKPALVQAANPAPQDKSLNMKPAKQNLQDKPVVESAKPEKLAQKAELKSAPGAKSVVETKLAAESPVPDPTSHKLTFAEALAKPAHVQPDVEVLNSVPSLNSVPTIDKTPAQVETVIKNDEGISFFPYFFLSCCCMS; via the coding sequence ATGTCTGCCTCATCCTCTTCTCCCACCTCACCAAAATCCACTCCTTCCTCTACCCCCTTGTCACTGGTTCCATCCCCCTTAGCTTCCTCACCTTCAGCTAATCATGCCCCAAAAGTTGTGAAGGCTGGCAAACAAGATAAACCCAGGAAAGGAGTGGCCTTTGTGCCTCATCCTGTCCCCCAGGATGTCAAGGTTATTGAAGAAAGTCAAAAATCTGTCAATAATAAGCAAACTGTTGATGCTAAGCCCACTCCAAGTGAGCCAAAACCATCACCGTCTGCTGAAAAACCTGTTTCAACCCCATCAGCCCTTAAAACGACCCCAAAATCTGGAGTGGCAGCTTCAGATTCACTTGCTTCTAGCCCTTCCAAATCTTCTGAAGCTACTTTGCTGACATCTGCTTCCATTCCTGCTGATGATGATCTCCCACCACTAATTCCACCTATAAAGCCAAGTAAAATACTAAATCAAAATAGTCCCATTGCCCCTGTAGAAATATCTAAAATAGAGTCTAAATCTAAGCATGTATCTCAAGAGGAACTCAAGACTGACATAGAGCCAAATGCAatctatgttgaaaaaactgTGAAGCCAATGAAACAACTTAAGGCCTCAAATGTCTCTGCTGAGACCATAATACCATCACAACCTAAGGCCAACCCCAACTCTTTTGAGACTAAGCCAGCTGCTCAGGTCAAACCTGCTCTTGCGGAGACTGCAAAACCAGCTGCCCAGGCTGTTCCTGTACAGCCTGTTCCTGTCAATGTTACCAAGCCTGCCCCTAAACATATTGTCAGGATAGCCCCACAAGACAGTGTAGTCAAACATGCTCCGATAGAGGATGCTAAGCCACACTTGCAGGAAAATGTTGCTCCTGTGGTGGCTGCCAAGCCAGCCACACAGGATAAGCCTAAGACCATGCAGGCTGCCAAGCCAGCCACACAAGACAAGGCTGCCAAGCCTGCTCCTGTGGAGGCTGCTAAGCCAGCCCCTCAGGACAAGAGTGCCAAGCCTGCTCCTGTGGAGGCTGCTAAGCCAGCCCCTCAGGACAAGAGTGCCAAACCAGCCCCTCAGGACAAGAGTGCCAAACCAGCCCCTCAGGACAAGAGTGCCAAACCAGCCCCTCAGGACAAGAGTGCCAAACCAGCCCCTCAGGACAAGAGTGCCAAACCAGCCCCTCAGGACAAGAGTGCCAAACCAGCCCCTCAGGATAAATCCACTTCCATGCATGCTGCCAAGCCAGCCCCACAAGAAGAGGCTGCCAAGCCTGCTCCCATGGAGGCTGCCAAGCCAGCCCCTCAGGACAAgactgccaagtctgccactcAGGATAAATCCACTTCCATGCAGGCTACCAAGCCAGCCCCACAAGACAAGGCTTCCAAGCCTGCTCTTGTGGGGGCTGCCAAGCCTGCTCCTGTGGGGGCTGCAAAGCCTGGTCCCGTAGAGGCTGCCAAGCCAGCCCCTCAGGACAAGAGTGCCAAGTCTCCCCCTCAGGATAAATCCACTTCCATGCAGGCTGCCCAGCCAGCCGCACAAGACAAGGCTGCCAAGCCTGCTCCTTTGGTGGGCGTCAAGCCAGCCTTGCAGGACAAGCATGTCCCAGTGCAAACTGCCAAGCTTGCCCCTCAGGACAAATCCACTCATGTGGAGTCTGCCAAGCCAACCATTCAGAACAAAAAAACTCCTCCCATGCCAGTTACCAAGCCTGCTCCCGTGGAGGCCGTCAAGCCTGCCTTGCAGGACAAACATGTCACTGTGGAGACTGCCAAGCCTGTCCCTCAGGACAAATCCTCTTCCACGCAGGCTGCTCAGCCAGCCCCACAAGATAAGGCTGCCAAGTCATCCGAACAAGGCAAGGCTGCCAAGTCATCCGAACAAGACAAGGCCGCCAAGACACCCGCACAAGACAAGGCCGCCAAGACACCCGCACAAGACAAGGCCGCCAAAACAACCCCACAAGACAAGGCCGCCAAGACAACCCCACAAGACAAGGCCGCCAAGACACCCCCACAAGACAAGGCCGCCAAGACACCCGCACAAGACAAGGCCGCCAAGACACCCGCACAAGACAAGGCCGCCAAGACACCCGCACAAGACAAGGCGGCCAAGACACCCCCACAAGACAAGGCGGCCAAGACACCCCCACAAGACAAGGCGGCCAAGACACCCCCACAAGACAAGGCCGCCAAGACACCCCCACAAGACAAGGCCGCCAAGACACCCCCACAAGACAAGGCCGCCAAGACACCCCCACAAGACAAGGCCGCCCCTCAAGCCAAACCCACTCCCCTTCAGGCTGCCAAGCCAGCCCCGCAAGACAAGGCTGACAAGCCTGCTCCCCTCGATGGCGCCAAGCCAGCCTTGCAGGACAAGCATGTCCCAGTGCAGGCTGCCACGCCAACCCCGCAAGGCAAGGCTGCCAAGCCTGCTCCCATTGAGGCCATCAAGCCTGCCCCTCAAGACAAACCCACTTCCATTCAGGCTGCCAAGCCTGCTCCCATTGAGGCCAGCAAGCCTGTCCCACAAGAAAAATCCACTTCCGTGGAGGCCAGCACGCCAGCCTTGCAGGACAAGCCTGCTCTTGTTCAGGCTGCCAATCCAGCCCCTCAGGACAAATCTCTTAACATGAAGcctgcaaaacaaaacttgCAGGACAAACCTGTGGTGGAGTCGGCCAAGCCAGAGAAACTTGCTCAGAAGGCTGAACTCAAGTCTGCTCCAGGAGCTAAGTCAGTTGTTGAGACCAAATTGGCTGCTGAGTCTCCTGTCCCTGACCCAACTTCACACAAACTGACATTTGCTGAAGCCCTTGCAAAGCCTGCACATGTCCAACCTGATGTTGAGGTACTAAATTCTGTTCCATCACTCAATAGCGTCCCCACAATTGATAAAACCCCAGCCCAGGTGGAGACTGTGATCAAGAATGACGAGggtatttctttctttccttatttctttctttcttgttgCTGTATGTCATAA